One Halichondria panicea chromosome 3, odHalPani1.1, whole genome shotgun sequence genomic region harbors:
- the LOC135333277 gene encoding RIPOR family member 3-like, whose amino-acid sequence MSSVADSSIGDSSTTQSTGSSASKTSLSSLHEHDRFMASPPSFNPTPLSFANRRGNIKFSSARYYPGSKSLRGSKRGRSGLVSSFRGSKRAQRSAPRPARCKVVFEKLLQGLTEGIAGVKARVEEMKSKLQETRSRVNYFMEQEKQIKLLERKTRTLEVHKDRIEEMRDEYTLKIKLRDGAFNLAQALSSQASKVSKEKLIEARLEQRELLDDLCDIEDELETKLGVFKVHINGLVGLSNVSNSEGVETHLKLATQKWKAKCKHSKHEQSWTDENIIFLGKVTDELFLKVVELKKIQGNVQLGAMKCQTREFLSFYPMNVTFDFPSSPVKLNMDITWSPTLGGDFLTDLDLPTVNCIVGGAALRSTNFGSVERRGAPSLSGSDLDHHTQLRIITEPEDTEVTSNNSVGRSEVKTNHILRRSKRKKKDNQDFVFLDRKSLILNTDEVRQYPEAKSLMDREASPDPDRVLSRRVQEIELGPSSHKNTRKDSRDSSLGSSHSSGSTGNRRSSIRQTTPSDSITVVGMLEVVMALLEEPREVYPELAGLESQLTRLEVALNGGRLVKLPSMTLSESLAMDSFDFLGSEDTAASQRFSMVSMSDASEDYPFLHHRRSGSNFSASGRMDLRQSSQVSQASQDSQTTDDTMSDVGSFASEGGVRCGGGSTGCVSVDRAILQHLIHCDCLLQHLQSAGPLNYKLRTGLLKLQQEAEILAELLNIAAEPDVPVLVDHIIPELAANESLLKFWKYVSGSDLLSVSYEKFAVALDEKFGQIMWVDFPQTANKAFTELLSRVLDLDIDDWEPSLDSQMVVTLFQYAAFFLVQGSTGIQKCLKDVAQELNVTEGLLSYDDEHVRFQIADQLRDHGYNKGALLAAAHLLTDSRSSILSAAVSYVKSFEGNSPWHNKAVQYYVELLENADQKIRAGACRALGYLQASGVVPQLKYISKKDFPTVREAACKALQALGVEVSSESGGSVHSVDPASSSKQQQVSDSPIKRTRSADQLTSDTLV is encoded by the exons ATGTCCAGTGTTGCAGACAGTAGTATTGGAGACAGCAGCACGACCCAGTCCACTGGGAGCTCGGCTAGCAAGACT tcactcTCCTCACTACACGAACACGATCGCTTCATGGCCTCCCCCCCATCATTCAACCCCACACCCCTCTCCTTCGCTAACAGACGTGGGAACATCAAGTTCTCCTCTGCTCGCTACTACCCGGGGTCAAAGTCCCTACGAGGCTCTAAAAGGGGGCGGAGTGGACTTGTCTCGTCCTTCCGAGGGTCAAAGCGCGCTCAGAGATCAGCACCTCGGCCGGCCAGATGTAAGGTCGTCTTTGAGAAACTGCTACAAGGACTAAC TGAAGGTATAGCTGGCGTGAAGGCTCGTGTGGAGGAGATGAAGTCAAAGCTCCAAGAGACTCGCTCCAGAGTG AATTACTTCATGGAGCAAGAGAAG CAAATCAAGCTACTAGAGCGTAAGACACGCACTCTCGAGGTGCACAAAGACAGG ATTGAGGAGATGCGAGACGAGTACACACTAAAGATAAAGCTACGTGACGGGGCGTTTAATCTAGCCCAGGCTCTGTCCAGTCAAGCCTCCAAGGTTTCCAAGGAGAAGTTGATTGAAGCACGTCTGGAGCAGAGGGAGCTACTGGACGACCTGTGTGATATAGAGGATGAGCTGGAGACCAAGTTAGGAGTGTTCAAGGTCCACATCaatg GTCTGGTGGGACTGAGCAACGTCAGCaatagtgagggggtggagacTCATCTCAAACTAGCCACTCAGAAATGGAAGGCAAAGTGCAAGCACAGCAAACACGAGCAGAGCTGGACTGATGAGAAC ATCATCTTCCTGGGTAAGGTCACGGATGAGTTGTTCTTGAAGGTGGTGGAGCTCAAGAAGATCCAAGGCAACGTGCAGCTGGGGGCAATGAAGTGTCAGACCAGGGAGTTCCTCTCATTCTATccaatg AACGTAACATTCGACTTCCCCTCAAGTCCAGTCAAACTCAACATGGACATAACATGGAG ccccACACTAGGCGGAGACTTCCTCACTGACCTCGACCTCCCGACAGTGAACTGTATAGTGGGCGGGGCTGCTCTCCGGAGCACAAACTTTGGCAGTGTGGAGAGACGAGGAGCACCTTCTCTCAGTGGGTCAGACCTGGACCACCACACACAACTCAGAATCATCACTGAG CCTGAGGATACGGAGGTCACTAGTAACAACAGTGTCGGGCGGAGTGAGGTCAAGACAAACCATATCCTTCGTCGCTCCAAACGCAAGAAGAAGGACAACCAAGACTTTGTGTTCCTCGACCGTAAGTCACTCATCCTGAACACTGATGAGGTGCGACAGTACCCCGAGGCTAAAAGCCTCATGGACAGAGAGGCTAGTCCAGACCCAGACAGAGTGTTGTCCAGGAGAGTGCAGGAGATAGAGCTGGGGCCCTCCTCACACAAGAACACAcggaag GACTCTCGTGACAGCAGTCTCGGCTCTAGTCATAGTTCAGGCAGTACTGGGAACAGGAGATCGTCCATACGTCAGACCACACCCTCTGACAGTATCACTGTGGTGGGCATGCTCGAGGTTGTCATGGCGCTACTAGAGGAACCAAGAG aggtGTACCCAGAGTTGGCTGGACTTGAGAGTCAACTGACAAGACTAGAGGTGGCACTCAAT ggaGGTCGTCTGGTGAAGCTGCCCTCTATGACACTGAGTGAGAGTCTGGCGATGGACTCCTTTGACTTCCTGGGCAGTGAGGACACTGCAGCCTCGCAACGCTTTTCCATGGTCTCAATGTCCGACGCTTCAGaag ACTACCCATTCCTCCATCATCGTCGCTCTGGCTCTAACTTCAGTGCCTCTGGGCGTATGGATCTCCGCCAGTCCAGCCAAGTGAGTCAAGCGAGCCAGGACAGTCAGACCACGGATGATACTATGAGTGACGTGGGATCCTTCGCCAGTGAGggtggtgtgaggtgtgggggcGGGAGCACAGGCTGTGTAAGTGTGGACCGTGCCATTCTCCAACACCTCATACACTGCGACTGTCTATTGcaa CACCTCCAGTCAGCCGGCCCACTCAACTACAAGCTGCGGACTGGTCTCCTCAAGCTGCAACAAGAGGCCGAGATACTGGCAGAGCTACTCAACATTGCAGCTGAACCAGACGTCCCCGTACTAGTCGACCATA TTATCCCTGAGCTGGCTGCCAATGAGAGCTTGCTCAAGTTCTGGAAGTACGTGTCAGGATCTGAC CTTCTCTCTGTGAGCTACGAGAAATTTGCAGTTGCCCTGGACGAGAAGTTCGGCCAAATTATGTGGGTAGACTTTCCCCAGACCGCCAACAAAG cgtTCACAGAGCTTTTGAGTCGTGTCCTGGATCTGGACATTGATGATTGGGAACCTTCCCTGGACAGTCAGATGGTCGTGACTCTGTTCCAGTATGCAGCCTTCTTCCTGGTACAGGGCAGCACTGGCATTCAGAAGTGCCTCAAGGACGTCGCACAAGAGT TGAATGTGACGGAGGGTCTGCTGAGCTATGATGATGAGCACGTGAGGTTCCAGATAGCGGACCAGCTGAGGGACCATGGTTACAACAAGGGAGCCCTACTGGCAGCAGCCCACCTCTTGACTGACTCTAGATCAAGCATTCTGTCAGCTGCAG TGTCGTATGTGAAGAGCTTTGAAGGCAACAGCCCATGGCATAATAAG GCGGTGCAATATTATGTTGAGTTGTTGGAGAATGCTGACCAAAAGATACGTGCCGGAGCATGCAGAGCTCTGGGTTACCTGCAG GCGTCAGGTGTTGTACCTCAACTCAAGTACATCTCAAAGAAAGACTTCCCCACTGTCAGAGAGGCGGCCTGTAAAGCACTGCAGGCATTAG GTGTGGAGGTGAGCTCAGAGTCTGGTGGCAGTGTTCACTCAGTTGACCCAGCCTCCTCCTCCAAGCAGCAACAAGTCAGCGACAGCCCCATCAAGAGAACTCGTAGTGCTGACCAGCTAACTAGCGATACTCTGGTTTAG
- the LOC135333341 gene encoding uncharacterized protein LOC135333341, which produces MENSTVQPNISLTTPHMDHQVEPWKIVVPLFLIILLAVFVASAILVVIYCYKRCYKRNTVFPVIVIDRVTSKTEPPPHDISRKIITVRENSNLNTLDNTSSLLSVNSLDDFKPTRTKSLTLVLPKGKTFLEVFCNNVDTDEFQELDKMNGKLRWQITLLEVMDSDQQSHISLSDNEQVTETQYRQGVYMDWENTLHDLRNAFIGTRQIEREEAAFCFLWTDVPGEHIDVASESSTCLKELSRSSTVTSRTVYIERVDPEEVKKCLCICGKHSLFQCSHCQDRGYCSHRCQQEDTSHIH; this is translated from the exons ATGGAGAACTCTACAGTGCAGCCGAACATCTCATTAACCACGCCACACATGGATCATCAAGTAGAGCCTTGGAAAATTGTGGTACCTTTGTTTCTGATCATTTTATTAGCTGTGTTTGTGGCCTCTGCCATCCTGGTTGTTATCTATTGCTATAAGAGATGCTACAAGAGAAATACAGTGTTCCCTGTGATAGTCATAGACAGAGTGACTTCAAAAACCGAGCCTCCTCCTCATGACATCTCCCGAAAAATCATCACCGTCCGGGAGAATTCTAACTTGAATACGTTAGATAATACATCATCCCTTTTGTCTGTAAATTCCTTGGACGATTTTAAACCCACTAGAACTAAATCGCTGACTCTGGTGTTACCTAAAG GCAAAACATTCTTGGAAGTTTTTTGCAACAACGTGGACACTGATGAATTTCAAGAACTAGACAAAATGAACGGAAAATTGCGATGGCAGATCACGTTACTAGAAGTGATGGACTCGGATCAGCAATCACATATTTCCCTTTCAGACAATGAGCAAGTCACAGAGACACAGTATCGTCAGGGTGTGTATATGGATTGGGAGAACACACTGCATGATCTCAGGAATGCTTTTATTGGGACTCGACAGATTGAGAGGGAAGAGGCTGCCTTCTGTTTCCTGTGGACTGATGTTCCTGGAGAGCATATCGATGTTGCCTCTGAGAGTAGTACCTGTCTAAAGGAACTAAGTCGTTCCTCCACTGTCACTAGCAGAACTGTTTACATAGAGAGAGTTGACCCAG AAGAGGTGAAGAAGTGTTTGTGCATCTGTGGGAAGCACTCTTTGTTTCAGTGCAGTCACTGCCAGGACAGAGGGTACTGCTCACACCGCTGTCAACAAGAGGACACTAGTCATATCCACTGA
- the LOC135333347 gene encoding SH3 domain-containing YSC84-like protein 1, whose product MSEGDGGGFGFSLASLGSKAGSAGARLGKKAAQSETGRRATKAAVKGACDGVRDDMLSKYSDPTPATPTSPTPKETSKPSSGGQKKEEKNNVPAWVDSNSDSDSDEGKVRSSQAQSHRYHEPRPPKPSLKDRFKLNIGRSSSSKEAPRPRPIIKNPRDRVYNSRLAKEPDWDKLPRVQALYNFKAEMRCDLEFRKGQVIKVITRTDSVDDWWEGKMEDRVGIFPANYVKAMF is encoded by the exons ATGTCTGAAG GTGACGGTGGCGGCTTTGGGTTCTCACTGGCCAGTCTTGGCAGTAAAGCAGGCTCTGCTGGAGCAAGACTAGGCAAGAAAGCTGCTCAATCAGAGACTGGTCGCAGAGCAACAAAAGCTGCCGTTAAAGGAGCGTGTGATGGTGTCCGTGACGATATGCTCAGCAAGTACTCTGATCCTACacctgccacgcccacttccccAACACCCAAAGAAACGTCGAAACCGTCAAGTGGAGGACaaaagaaggaagagaaaaACAACGTCCCAGCTTGGGTTGATAGTAATAGTGATAGTGATAGCGATGAAGGTAAAGTAAGGTCTTCCCAGGCACAGTCACATCGCTACCACGAACCAAGACCACCGAAACCCTCACTAAAAGATCGATTCAAGCTCAACATTGGTCGGTCTTCTAGTTCTAAAGAAGCTCCGCGTCCTCGTCCCATTATAAAGAATCCGAGAGACCGAGTGTACAACAGTCGACTGGCCAAAGAGCCTGACTGGGACAAATTGCCCAGAGTGCAAGCGTTGTACAACTTCAAAGCGGAGATGAGATGCGATCTAGAGTTTCGTAAAGGTCAGGTGATCAAGGTGATTACTCGGACGGACTCAGTGGACGACTGGTGGGAGGGGAAAATGGAGGACAGAGTGGGCATCTTCCCAGCAAATTACGTCAAAGCAATGTTTTAG
- the LOC135333323 gene encoding protein AATF-like, which produces MNFDLTHVVEKMSKTKKLKSLSEQLKDLSTPQPVSYHPDQEDQDDFTAAKVVEFSYEEEPWSSKKRKKVVEEFDDDPKYSGRAINRRDLQDSEESNDELDEQFSDDDDDQEQSDVVDSDDESDQSDAEDGDHMTDSDDPEPTPSQDQPQHSIATISLASLQEDIEKGKAAKHQLGLWDGVLEARIKLHRVLVGVNKLPQEETLEAFLTAGGEGVQTTHSQCQSVCHDLMDDLLELQRSLLLRNSETSCVVGGASNDGDGDMGNEEIPSDSDDEELEPPPPVVGRKRERPEWVCEDSSLDYEGYLSSVHTAFQAYRDETIAKWNTKTRIAGGKVTSKSFVQVDQTVLSQIKHILADKPRLLKRTQLKRSVYRVLGTCEGAGKDTTDQSNQSRDAHLKDYDEEIFDDDDFYHQLLRELIERKMDTSEGGDPVAMGRQWLQLQKLRAKAKKDVDTRASKGRKIRYNVHPKLANFMVPVETGTMSDVTKNDLFSSLFGAHQRTLRT; this is translated from the exons atgaactttgacctcaccCACGTGGTAGAGAAAATGTCCAAGACAAAGAAGCTGAAGTCTCTTTCTGAGCAACTGAAGGATCTGAGCACTCCCCAGCCAGTGAGCTACCATCCTGACCAAGAAGACCAAGATGATTTCACAGCCGCTAAAGTAGTAGAGTTCTCGTATGAGGAAGAGCCATGGAGCTCGAAAAAGAGAAAGAAGGTTGTGGAAGAGTTCGATGATGATCCCAAATATTCTGGTAGAGCTATCAATAGGAGAGATCTACAGGACAGTGAAG AATCCAATGATGAACTTGATGAGCAATTTTCTGATGACGATGATGATCAAGAGCAATCTGACGTGGTGGACAGTGATGACGAATCTGACCAATCGGATGCCGAGGATGGAGACCACATGACAGACTCTGATGACCCTGAGCCCACCCCCTCCCAGGACCAACCTCAACACTCCATTGCTACAATATCTCTAGCTAGTTTGCAGGAGGACATTGAGAAGGGCAAGGCAGCCAAACACCAGCTAG GGCTATGGGATGGTGTGCTTGAGGCAAGAATCAAACTGCACCGAGTATTGGTGGGGGTTAACAAACTGCCTCAGGAGGAGACACTGGAGGCATTCCTGACAGCAGGGGGAGAGGGGGTCCAGACAACACACAGTCAAT GTCAGAGTGTTTGTCACGATTTGATGGACGATTTGTTGGAACTGCAACGATCGCTGCTACTGAGGAACAGTGAGACCAGCTGTGTGGTAGGCGGGGCTAGTAACGATGGTGATGGTGACATGGGCAACGAGGAGATCCCTAGTGACAGTGATGATGAAGAGTTGGAGCCACCACCACCTGTTGTAGGGAGGAAGAGAGAGCGTCCAGAATGG GTGTGTGAGGATAGTTCGCTGGACTATGAAGGCTACTTGTCCAGTGTCCACACAGCATTCCAGGCATACAGAGATGAGACCATCGCCAAATGGAACACCAAGACAAGAATAGCCGGCGGAAAGGTCACCAGCAAG TCGTTCGTACAAGTGGACCAAACAGTTCTCTCACAAATAAAACAC ATTCTTGCTGACAAGCCACGCCTACTAAAGCGTACCCAGCTCAAGAGGTCCGTGTATCGTGTGCTTGGGACGTGTGAGGGAGCGGGCAAGGATACAACTGACCAATCAAATCAGAGTCGAGACGCTCACCTCAAGGATTATGATGAGGAGATTTTTGATGATGATGACTTTTACCATCAG TTGCTTCGAGAGCTGATAGAGCGTAAGATGGACACTAGCGAGGGTGGTGATCCCGTTGCCATGGGGAGGCAATGGTTACAGCTGCAGAAACTCAGAGCAAAGGCTAAGAAAGATGTGGACACACGAGCCAGCAAAGGACGCAAGATCAG GTATAATGTACACCCGAAGCTGGCCAACTTCATGGTTCCCGTGGAAACAGGCACTATGTCAGATGTCACCAAGAACGATCTCTTCTCTTCTTTATTTGGAGCCCACCAACGAACACTAAGAACATGA